Part of the Diabrotica virgifera virgifera chromosome 6, PGI_DIABVI_V3a genome, AAATAAGTCACAAACCACTTATCAGACTCTCGTTAAACTCTCCTGATATGTTCTTCCATTACTGGATCAAACTCAGAGAGCAATTGTACTAACTTTAAAAGGTttccattaaaattttttatttcattagtagttccaaaatgacacaaaatctaggcatcggataaaaaagtttatttgaagaaagtgtatttttttgttcttcttaatggcggtacaggctcgtttttttaatattgtatttaattacagagtaatttccacatattaatatatttttcaaattaggctctgtaccgccattctttattatattacgaatacgtgtgccaaatatctcgaaaaaatattcaaaattacagccgcaatcttggaacgcgttttcgctacctgttgatcgctactgtttcaccttaaagaACATTACCCAATAAACTTATCAATTCATCTTGCCTACTGGTGCTTAAATAAGTCACAAACCACTTATCAGACTCTCGTTAAACTCTCCTGATATGTTCTTCCAGTACTGGATCAAACTCAGAGAGCAATTGTACTAACTTTAAAAGGTTTCCATTATTAGGTTAAAACAAATGATCAGTTGTTCTCCGAAAAGCTAAACATTGTGAGGCCAAAAGTCTAATTATTCTTTTCACAACTTTTCCCCAATCTTGAATTATCCATTATTACATTAGATTTTACTGATTCTGCagccccccttgtgatgccgcctgatgcgactgcctcaccgcatcatagcacggcacagCCCTGCTTCTATGTTCCATATATTTGTTATTAGTTTATGAAATCTATCTATCGGTTTGTGTTCTCCAATTTTGAGAATTTCAGCTGGTATGTCGTCAATCCCCAATCCCTGGGCTTTATTATTCTTCAGTGCTTTAATAACATCCATCCTGTCTTGTGGGTGGGTTATTTAGTTCATTATTTTGCTTCTGATCCGCTATCTCGATATCAGGTTTTATATAGGCTGTGTTTGTTTGTACTTGCTCTGTTAGCAGACCCTCAGAATAATTTTTACAACCTACTTTTACTTTATATTCGGGCACATACTTTATTCGGGATATGTAATctttatttctaattatttgtGGTCTGTGATGAAAAGCATAAAAGACACCAAAATTGAATATGGAGAGGAAAAATGAGGGatataaaaatgtatataaataaaaaacttgtTATTTGTTCTTTTACTATATTATTATCTACACGTGCAGTGACATGAAAAACAATAAACTATTATGATTACTTAATTTATAGATATCAGATAGTGTAATGTGCAGtttgtgtgtgttgagtaaatatcttgttacttagtaaagtcgattTCATTGTccttacaaagagacgctaattgtatccgaacttATGCGGTCCCTCCGGTACTAACACCggagaaaaaaaatattcttgcgTCTATTTTTGCCATACAAACGTCATAAACGAATATGCTGACTTGAGTATCTgcaaaaaagaaataattttaagtttGAATTGTATCTATTATTTCTTGTTCTATTGGTCTGTCAGGGATACTTtctagaccagggcatttagctcTAAAACAcgggaataaatcgatttttaaatacagtacctagagacttacaactttttgcattgtgttcaggggTCGTATTTTCGAATTAAATAGAATATTTTCGCATACGTGTTAACTCGAATGAAAAATTTCGTATACGAACgtgaatgtgtatttttgaacGTCCTTCGAAATGTTATACGTATACGAGCAGAATTTGCACTGGCAACACTGCAAATTCGAATAACATTGAACTTATTTGTCATCTGAAGAGTCACAATGTTGCCATATTTGTTTCGTCTCTTTCTTGTATAACAAGAATGTCTTAACTGGGGTATAATGTATAAGAATAAGATTGTATAAGAACGTTTAATGTATAAATATAACGACttatagtctgaacaaattataaaaaagggCTATTTTTGggagaaaagttgtttagaagtTATTTTAAGTGTAATCGAATATTAAGATTGCATAGGTatattagtaatatcaatttgcaaagtccgcagaaagtgtgccattttgtttaatattatttttatatccagtatttacactgatactttactatttacttttcaaaactttacttcaaagcgattttttaaatgcacctttatgtaatgtgatagtatgaaaaaattgaggatatggcaacggtgtcatatgtcAAGTTTGGAGCTTAGATCCAATGCTAAAATGCGTACataaagttaggttaggttatattTTCAAGGCATAATCGTACAACATGTCCTTTCTTTCtattaaagaattatttaaaccagccattgaaaataaatttcaatgtaaaaatattgtagaCAACAACACAATTAACACTATCAGCTAAAACTATCATGACAGCTGAAATGACCTTGAAATGAAACAATAATTCGTATACGAGCATCACGATTCGAATGTTCATACCCATTCGAGTCGCCGTATACGAAAAAATTCGTACACGAAGTATTCGAAAATACAAGACACCGTATTTCAAGCGAAATTCTTCTAATTTCGTATGCGAAATATGCTCGAATGAATTCGAAAATAGGACCCCAGGATCATGTCAGGAAAAAGGTCTACTATATAAAAATGGGTGAAAGTGCATAAAATActattatgctctgtattttctctctgttatgagattgatcagcatcttattaattcgattaattaattaattattttaatcgCTACTcatgaaaacaaaaccaaaatttaataaaactttccaataaaaaaatattctcagggctaattgattttaatgtattacctttaatttgtggcttctagtatttctcgttgcttactttatccaggacaaaacaaggaaaataaatatactcaaaactattatttatttatatactataccagGGTTGTCCAACtggcggcccgcgggccgcatccggcccaAGAGGCTATTTGTTGTGGCCCACGTAAGATTTTCGAAAagcatatattttctttaaatgcTGCCActgtgaaaaaagattttttaatttatattttatggtTTAGCAGTGTTTTTACATCACAAGTACTGTACCGCGTGCCGCTTCGCGGACGTGTAACGAACACAATCGTCCTCCACCACTATGAGAACTGCACTGATTACTGCGCATCACAGTTCACGCAGGCCACACCTCCCACTGCTTACCATTCGTCACCAGCCGCCATCGTGCCAGTGTGCTACTGACACGTAGGCTAGTCGGCTAATCTATTACGTTGCTAGTGAACAGTGAACTTAATTAATTCTTTGTCTTGATTCCTCTTATGCAATAATGAGTGTAAAACCAGTAAAACGGAAAATTGATAGTAAAAACAGAATTTACAAAGAAAGTTGGGAGAATGATTACTTGATTGCTAACAATAATGGAAAGTTGCAGTGCTTAGTGTGCATGAATGTCGTTTCAGTGCCTAAAGAATATAATGTGAGAAGACATTACACAACAGTGCATGAAAATAAGTATGCTACGTACACAAATGAAAGTCGGCGTGCCCTAGTTGCAGATTTGAAGAAAAAGCCTAAACAGCAAATTGGTATGTTTAGTAAAATATTACACTCTGAAACGCATTCTTTGCATGCATCTTATGCCGTGTCGCTTGAGCTGGCAAAGGCAGAAAAAACTTTACCTGATggcaatttgataaaaaaatgtgcTGTTGAAATGGCCAAAGCTTTCGGTGATTCTAAAATGGCGGAGAAATTTGAATCAGTGCCACTTTCACATCAAACCATACAAAGAAGGATTGTTGCTATGGGTGAGCAAGTAGAAAAATCTATGCTTAGCCTGGTTAAGAAAAGTTCATATTTCTCACTTTGTTTGGATGAAAGCACTGATCAAACCGATGTTAGTCAGCTGTTAATATTTGTGCGCACTACTTTTGATGATTTTACCAGTAAAGAGGAGTTATTTGATATTTGTCCTCTTTATGGAACAACAAAAGGAAAAGACCTCTATGAGGCTGTGAAGAAAACAGTTGACAGAATTGGAGGCTTTGATAAATGTTCAGCCATAGCAACAGACGGGGCCCCATCAATGACAGGTAAAAAAATTGGATTAGTGGGTCTGCTTCGAGAGAATGGTGTCACTTGCCCAATAATTCATTGTATTATATATCAGGGAGCTTTATGTGGAAAATCAGTCAAGGAAAATCAAGTTTTCCAAACCGTgattaagattataaatatgattagAGGTGGAAATTGATCTCTTTTACACAGGCAACTTAAGCAGTTTTTAGTGGAAACAGAGGCTGAGTATGGAGACTTGCTAATGTACAACCACGTAAGGTGGCTGAGTGCAGGAAAATGCATGGAACGATTTTTTGCCATAAGAAAGGAAATCCCTGCATTCCTCAACAAGTACGTTTCATCTGACACAACTGAACTGGAAGAAAAGTTTAAGGATCCAGAATTCTTAAGACAGTTAGCTTTTATAACAGATCTGACTAATCATCTTAACATGTTAAACTTGAGTCTTCAAGGAAGAAACCAGACGGTTTCAGATTTGATCGGAATGATAAACGGATTCCGGAATAAGCTGAACGTGTTTAAACGTGATTTGGAAAAGAACAACCTGACACACGTCCCTAGCTGTCTGCAAATAGCAGAAGAATTCAGCGGTGaggaaaatattgagttttcatcCTGCATTTCACAAATTGAACAAGTTATTGATGAATTCAATACAAGATTTGAAGAAATTGACAGTCTCAAAAGCAGTGTACTACTTTATAATAACCCTCTTGGAGCAACCATTGATGATCAACCACCCAACTTACAGCTTGAGTTATGTGATCTTCAAGCAGACATGTTCCTAATCACCAGACAAGAAAAGGGACCTGAATTTTTCAAATTACTGTCAAAGGAGAAATTCCCAAACCTGCGAGATTTTGGACTGAAAATGACGTCAATGTTCGGAAGCACATATACATGtgaaagtgccttttcctccatgaaatacataaaaaacaaaaacagaagcaACCTTACCGATTCTTCCTTACGTCATCTTATGAGACTATCTACAACTGAACTGGAGGTGGACATTTCTTCATTGGTGGATGAAGCCGATCGACCACAGTCCTCACACTAATTGGATACATCTTTTTCGTTGCTTTTGCAATGTTTGTCTTGATTATTGAAAAGTGTTATCAATAAACTTtccgtttataaaaaaatgtagttgttgagcaataaaagaaataatactcttttttgttttaattatttttatacctcactttattttcttattacttgtaacaaaattattatatGGCCCGCGACAAAATCAAAGGTTTTAGTTTTGGCCCTTGAGGCATTGCAAGTTGGACACCCTTgtactataccataaatataagattcaaaatgtatgctaaactttattctgttgtaaaaatttctaatctaataaaaaaatctttaacactAGAATGTCTGGCTTAGCATACCTATCTAGAAAaccggaagggatcattttggccccacgttctttaatcaattaaaactcagtttaaagaaattaaatcaactctagacggtagaatctaattttattttttacttttattgtttaacacattcgctgcccatCAAAAACATTGGGAACACCATAcaatttgcagtttttgatatttgccacacattgccttgttacaaccGTGGCAATGATttgaagtatgatttcctttacaagatattttcaactgatattttttttggtttttacttcatgttagagttttttgatattcttttcgtttttggataataacagtgatagttgttggtagacctggtgttactagacgtagttccagatttcgggagacaaggtatggggcccataattcttcaaaTAGCCGATGAATAAACTTACGGAAACTGAGTCTAtttccagttatttctttataaataatccatgcatttattgcttccaagtcaagagtatgataaaacacgtacataggccatcgtcttgaagttgattttgtagtataaagacgcgtcatttggtcctctacaccaacaattgcatctttgtgttcacttgtgttcgccaacaattgtatttttattacgtagatgatcagtaccagtataagggtaagcatttacaataaacatacataaatataattttacccattcgacaggaatttgaaagaaaggatcgtcgaatttaccagaaaacgataataacttacacggggccaatttggcccctttagacttctatggtagatttgttaaaaaaaccattaaataaatttagtaaacaatatttttttgttttaaataaggctttgtatcaaaatattaaaagtcataaaatatgaaaatattattgcctcaaataaaaaaactacaataactttaaatcgcaacaggggccaaattggcccctccggCTTTTTAGTGTTAATTCTACTATCacttttttttaaccaaaatTCATTTACATGATtcggtagactgttcttattattataaaaaaaacaaaatttaattttcactttttaaatatattatttatatcttctatgaatttatgaatgaataaatcatgctgtaaaactgttaagttgacaaaaaacaaatatggtatgtaatataaaacaactctctcttttcacaaataatctgactaaccttttctatcttctttactttttctcatggattgtgttgtTCTCGGTTCTCCCACaacgtgctcctcggatgctgcgactgtccttctccttcaaactgtttcacaaacaaaaacAGCACTCGCTGGAATTCTCTCCCCAATTAGATCtctgactcgatacaaacaatatcaatctttataattccaagatttcttctctcagctcgatatctAGTGCAAGTTGATATAAACCGGCTACTtgttccagacagaaactggaatctattcggacacaaggagtttgtacttctcgacttaatcacgatttcgtctcgacacgaatctgcttccacggccaccaaattaaccactttacacaaaaatactactttcgaACTGAACTGGTTGCTTccgatcttaattacacagtGAATTCTTTTTCCCTCATCAATACGAAAATCAACCACTCTATTCTCCCTCCATCGGTCTcctcgccaatcacaagcattctccatacatcatatccctactttttttcttaagaacaaatagtattgtatacaaattttatattttgtcaatttccaggagatattaaaattaagtTTTACTTACATTTTAGAAAACCCTCTATTAGGCTAtcgattatgtactatagaaaggaactacaacattaacggggttttattatttcatatggtcaatgaatatatatgaaaaaaccgcggagtgctaccatttaaaggggtgcgtttttgagaaatgggtgaattagtccctgggcacaggttacattagggtgagttctatgcacttttggtacaaacacgtctacatacaAATTGatcctggttaaattttctatctaaatataactttttatagtcaaacatacttttttttacaaaaatatattcaaaagaaaaagcacaaagaaacccaaaagaaagaaattttgttttttgtcccataacttttgtccacggggatgtaggtatagacattgcttcacagaaaaaaaacttactttgtctttaaaatgatgtttggtagaggtcattaggatttacagttttcgaaatatgatttttcaaatttcgccactcacagcaattttgggcaattttccttgttatttcgcaaatattgttctgtaacttgtttctacgtaactttaggtatatgcaatggtacatgtaagaggactAGAAatgaattacctttaaaatgatctACTGTATAAttttgtacgacttcttttaaagaggttatctttttcaagactttatacttttaactagtttttatattttttacgattattttttaaatttctcattataactttttttttctacatttaggtatatattatataataaaaaataaagcttattctgtttactttaaaatggtgtattataaaaaattctaggattatttttgaataagatatgctttttcaaaatgtaataagtacttgcaacgatttttgattttaggattattttttaaattcttcattataacttttttatgtgattgtgtgttatgattaaatcttattttttataggtaatactttggatccacttgactcggccgggcaaacttcaaaatatggattaattccaatattttctgtcaaagctcctgcaccacaagctttgcttgaaaaaatagcatgtaaatgtaccaaaggatgtacaaaaaactgcggttgtaggaagataggaattagttgttcaatattctgtaAAGGGTGCATAAgaatgggtactaattgtgggaactctaagataactgaggtgtcagaggaagatattgaagctaatgctaccgaagagatggactttgattttgaaaaatttttaaatgtcaacgtttgaataattttaactaaattgatgttttctaagactaatgtttatgtaatttttgtaaaaataataattttgaataatacaggtaaaaaaatatcgaagaatcactcggtttccattacatatttaaatatagatgatatacgattttaaagaacagaaggtaagccctctttattgagcaatatatagtttGTTCATGTACAagagaaaaaaagttataatgagaaatttcaaaaataatcgtaagaaatgtagaaaataatattttttttatattaggtattatataatatgtaatatataatataatattatattatatatattatctaaaatataatattatataatatataataatattattttatttttatattatattataaaaatttgttaaaagtataaaaccttgaaaaaccataatctctttaaaaaaagtcatacaacgttatacagtagaccattttaaaggtaattgatttctatccTATTACGtgaccattgcatatacctaaagttacgtagaaaaaagttacagaacaatatttgcgaaataacaaggaaaattgcccaaaattgctgtgagtaacgaactttgaaaaatcatatttcgaagaCTGTAATTCCTAATTatctctactaaacaacattttaaagaagaaatacgtaggttttttttctgtaaagcaatgtctatacctatatcctcgtggacaaaagttatgggacaagaaacaaaatttctttctctTGGGTTTCTTTGTGatttttcttttgaatgtatttttgcaaaaaaagtatcattaactttaaaaagtgatatttagatagcaaatttaaccaggaacaatttttatgtagatatgtttgtaccaaaagtgcatagaacttaccctaatgtaacctgtgcccagggacgaATTCACcgatttctcaaaaacgcacccctttaaatggtagcactccacggttttttcatatatagatgtccattgaccatataaaataataaaaccctgtttacgttgtagtttcttttagctatcttattttgaatataatcaatagcctatattctaaactaaacaaaattgtttaccagcgtttctttctaggaaaccatttagaaacatGGTCTATTGTTTACTCCAACGCGGCACATTAACTTTCTAAAAGGACCGTATTTAagttcattgttttgaaatgtaTAAATCCGGTCGTAGAAACTTTACCACTAGACTTTTACttttccacgaaacactgcttacggctaaattattttagttacaaattctggtcatatacagggcggtGAAAATTTACGATCtagtggtctttgacataaaattaattctctaaattttccccataaaaattatataacaatacatacaaaagtgcataaacatgtcaaaataagcatattattAAGGGCCAGCTTTTGTTACTCGGAGGTGtatggggtcgctgaatacgatttcgcaatcagaaccgacctcagGAGCACGTAGTGCACAGCACAGGCACTTGAGGTAGCgaattattttatgttttttagtttttgtaaTTTTGATCGGACCCATATTACTTACTCACTTCCTTGAGTTACCTGGGCCTTGAGGGAACGATCTAAGGTAAATAAAAAGAAAGCATGTTCACAATACCAAAAACCCGGCGAGCAAAAAAatcatgatatttatataaaatctttgatatatttaaaaactTACTCCAAAAAATATGCTCCAAGACATCACAGTCAACGTTCCTATCTGAAGTCCTGCTCCTTGATTACATTTGAGCATGAAAATATTCACTAGCGACTTTGTTCTTCGTGATTTTTCATACCACTTTGTTGTATATATTGCATCTACCAAGTCAAAGCTCTAAAAATAACGACAATAAAACTTAGATAGAAGTAACTGATAGAATATTCGTTTAGTGACCAAAGACAGTGGAAGATTAAATTGTTTCCTCCTCctccttctttttcttcttctttttcttcttcttcttcttcttcttcttcttcttctccttcttcttcttcctcttcttcttcttctccttcttcttcttcctcttcttcttcttcttcttggatgtttgcgtgtgctgatttagtcatgatcatgcatttagttttcttcaaattcatcttcagtccgtactcatgacagcgttcattaaggcgttgcattacgttctgtaaatcattgttgttatccgttattattactgtatcgtctgcaaaacttctccattgataaaTATAGGTACCCCCATTGAATCTGAGAgtgcttcttgaaataccgcttcactgtagacattgaaaagtagtggagacagcgtgcaaccctgacggactcctctctgtattttgagatcttgggtgtcctggttgtcaaaTCTTACCTTGGAAATTTGATTCCAATATacattagatataattttcatatcacgactgtcaatatttttgctttttaaaatatctacaagcTTCGTATGTTGAACTTTATCTAATGCCTTTTGAAAGACGAATTTCCAGACTTgctcaattagttcgttgttaattactattttgcatcttatgggttcccttgacactaccaggcaTTCCTATTTATtagcaaagtaaatatattttaatatctcAGATAACAGTTTTGTACCTCAAAATATTTACCTTCATCATGACTTCATTAGCATACCAGTAGTAAACTCCTAATCTGCATAGAAGAATGATTCCAAATCCTACTCCAGCTGTCATGGATAGCATGTCTACCTCAAActacaaaaaaattaacattaaaaatgtataaaattttcaatttcgCAGCCGCATTATACTCTAATttaatcagagagtacagcaagtgTCTATACCGATTTCGGGGCTTTTCTGCCCCTCGTCAGTAGTCACATATGCCCTTCTCTCTGACTGAACCAGGATACAGCGTCGCGTGCaatcacggattgcaacgaacgaaatggctggGATGCCTTAGCGAAATCTGCTAGaaagaagactaagttttcaatctaacagTACATAAcataacatttaaaatattatttacatcccgtcagattgaaaaaaatgggaaccttctctggtggtacctccgaggcttctaaaatatgcaagccatacggatgccgagactacAGGAAGATGAGAGATTTCTACAATTGGCAAATCATATTTCATCTGCTCagcgcacagtggttccaaatgctgaaaacgtggtcatgaggcgaaCAAAAAAGTACCTATCTAGGGATTCTCacgtttacagttgttttctcatactattgTAGAGTCGTAATATGCAGGTATAAGGATCAAACTGGATGTATTCTAGTTCATAGCTCAGGAACAAGTGAGCCATGTCCGAGGTAATTTGGCCGacagagaaagtgaaaaagaccgcgtatattgaaaacgctgtaaaacgttttatactttatcaattttatcgctttaaagcagattcttcttttttaagtatgtagtaatgtaagatttaaattaaattaaggtTTAG contains:
- the LOC126886308 gene encoding general transcription factor II-I repeat domain-containing protein 2B-like: MLNLSLQGRNQTVSDLIGMINGFRNKLNVFKRDLEKNNLTHVPSCLQIAEEFSGEENIEFSSCISQIEQVIDEFNTRFEEIDSLKSSVLLYNNPLGATIDDQPPNLQLELCDLQADMFLITRQEKGPEFFKLLSKEKFPNLRDFGLKMTSMFGSTYTCESAFSSMKYIKNKNRSNLTDSSLRHLMRLSTTELEVDISSLVDEADRPQSSH